One genomic window of Erinaceus europaeus chromosome 7, mEriEur2.1, whole genome shotgun sequence includes the following:
- the CNPPD1 gene encoding protein CNPPD1 isoform X2, with protein sequence MDLAGLLLNEEGAFSLTGFQDFSFLPGHQKLSARIRRRLYYGWDWDGDCSLEELSSPVADIAVELLQKAAPSPIRRLQKKYVAHVSREACISPCAMMLALVYIERLRHRNPDYLQHVSSSDLFLISMMVASKYLYDEGEEEEVFNDEWGAAGGVAVPTLNALERGFLSAMDWRLYTDPREIFDVLNWLEGCVAEQQGRQRGWYTYTDLSVLLEQPAWQLALGSLCQRLAKLSCLLTMAYVSSVALAVASVAIVHQSLGLSCCPSPGPPALRLASRCLWESCIPPPSPPCLLSPANTSSSLDTAEGLPSLWGSFLASPSPPPLPPPDPPAPPTLLRDCPLCQKFQRHSSTCQACHAPNRTVATGPPRPWYHHPGLAPPWPWSPLPSLLPQPQQCPLFSINELVRLKSFIFLG encoded by the exons ATGGACCTGGCCGGGCTCCTGCTGAACGAAGAAGGCGCCTTCTCGCTCACCGGCTTCCAGGACTTCTCG TTCCTGCCGGGCCACCAGAAGCTGAGCGCCCGCATCCGGAGGAGGCTGTACTACGGCTGGGACTGGGACGGCGACTGCAGCCTGGAGGAGCTCTCCAGCCCCGTGGCAG ACATTGCTGTGGAACTGCTCCAGAAGGCAGCCCCCAGTCCTATTCGAAGACTCCAGAAGAAATATGTCGCTCATGTATCCCG GGAGGCATGCATCTCCCCCTGCGCCATGATGCTGGCCCTGGTGTACATCGAGCGGCTTCGGCACCGGAACCCTGACTACCTGCAGCACGTGTCTTCCTCTGACTTGTTCCTGATCTCTATG ATGGTGGCCAGCAAGTACCTCTACgatgaaggggaggaggaggaggtctttAATGACGAATGGGGAGCTGCTGGGGGTGTGGCTGTGCCCACTCTCAACGCCCTGGAGAGGGGCTTTCTGAGTGCCATG GACTGGCGTCTCTACACAGACCCGAGGGAGATCTTTGATGTGCTGAACTGGCTGGAGGGCTG TGTAGCTGAGCAGCAAGGCCGGCAGCGGGGCTGGTACACCTACACCGACCTGAGTGTGTTGCTGGAGCAGCCGGCCTGGCAGCTGGCTCTGGGCTCACTGTGCCAGCGGCTGGCAAAG CTGTCCTGCCTGCTCACCATGGCCTACGTGAGCAGTGTGGCTCTGGCTGTGGCCTCGGTGGCCATTGTCCACCAGTCCTTGGGCCTGTCCTGCTGCCCCTCACCTGGCCCCCCGGCCCTCAGACTGGCGTCCAGGTGCCTCTGGGAATCCTGCATTCCTCCTCCCTCACCACCATGTCTGCTGTCTCCTGCCAACACCTCCAGCAGCCTGGACACTGCTGAGGGGCTGCCTTCACTCTGGGGCAGTTTCCTGGCCTCGCCAAGTCCCCCACCCTTGCCGCCCCCagaccccccagcccctcccacccTTCTGCGGGACTGCCCTCTTTGCCAGAAATTCCAGAGACACTCCTCCACCTGCCAAGCCTGCCACGCACCCAACCGCACGGTTGCCACGGGGCCCCCCAGGCCTTGGTACCACCACCCTGGCCTGGCCCCACCCTGGCCCTGGAGCCCCttaccctctctgcttccccagccccagcaatgCCCCCTTTTCAGCATCAATGAGCTGGTCCGCCTTAAGTCTTTCATCTTCTTGGGCTAG
- the CNPPD1 gene encoding protein CNPPD1 isoform X1 has translation MRRLGGKVGGRPVTQPRTYRSTRTLPAAGKQSRRETQRPFPPRLRPFLALCANCSCLHASRRFPSPCSNRTSGSPAHESSALRPARAPVSGGAMDLAGLLLNEEGAFSLTGFQDFSFLPGHQKLSARIRRRLYYGWDWDGDCSLEELSSPVADIAVELLQKAAPSPIRRLQKKYVAHVSREACISPCAMMLALVYIERLRHRNPDYLQHVSSSDLFLISMMVASKYLYDEGEEEEVFNDEWGAAGGVAVPTLNALERGFLSAMDWRLYTDPREIFDVLNWLEGCVAEQQGRQRGWYTYTDLSVLLEQPAWQLALGSLCQRLAKLSCLLTMAYVSSVALAVASVAIVHQSLGLSCCPSPGPPALRLASRCLWESCIPPPSPPCLLSPANTSSSLDTAEGLPSLWGSFLASPSPPPLPPPDPPAPPTLLRDCPLCQKFQRHSSTCQACHAPNRTVATGPPRPWYHHPGLAPPWPWSPLPSLLPQPQQCPLFSINELVRLKSFIFLG, from the exons ATGCGCAGGCTCGGGGGGAAGGTCGGCGGCCGGCCTGTCACTCAGCCTCGGACCTACCGGTCCACTCGGACCCTCCCCGCCGCGGGGAAACAATCACGGCGCGAGACTCAACGGCCTTTTCCTCCAAGACTTCGGCCCTTCCTAGCTCTGTGTGCAAATTGCTCCTGCCTCCACGCATCCCGGCGCTTCCCAAGCCCTTGTTCTAACAGGACGTCGGG ATCCCCGGCACACGAAAGCTCAGCTCTCCGGCCCGCGCGGGCTCCAGTAAGCG GCGGCGCGATGGACCTGGCCGGGCTCCTGCTGAACGAAGAAGGCGCCTTCTCGCTCACCGGCTTCCAGGACTTCTCG TTCCTGCCGGGCCACCAGAAGCTGAGCGCCCGCATCCGGAGGAGGCTGTACTACGGCTGGGACTGGGACGGCGACTGCAGCCTGGAGGAGCTCTCCAGCCCCGTGGCAG ACATTGCTGTGGAACTGCTCCAGAAGGCAGCCCCCAGTCCTATTCGAAGACTCCAGAAGAAATATGTCGCTCATGTATCCCG GGAGGCATGCATCTCCCCCTGCGCCATGATGCTGGCCCTGGTGTACATCGAGCGGCTTCGGCACCGGAACCCTGACTACCTGCAGCACGTGTCTTCCTCTGACTTGTTCCTGATCTCTATG ATGGTGGCCAGCAAGTACCTCTACgatgaaggggaggaggaggaggtctttAATGACGAATGGGGAGCTGCTGGGGGTGTGGCTGTGCCCACTCTCAACGCCCTGGAGAGGGGCTTTCTGAGTGCCATG GACTGGCGTCTCTACACAGACCCGAGGGAGATCTTTGATGTGCTGAACTGGCTGGAGGGCTG TGTAGCTGAGCAGCAAGGCCGGCAGCGGGGCTGGTACACCTACACCGACCTGAGTGTGTTGCTGGAGCAGCCGGCCTGGCAGCTGGCTCTGGGCTCACTGTGCCAGCGGCTGGCAAAG CTGTCCTGCCTGCTCACCATGGCCTACGTGAGCAGTGTGGCTCTGGCTGTGGCCTCGGTGGCCATTGTCCACCAGTCCTTGGGCCTGTCCTGCTGCCCCTCACCTGGCCCCCCGGCCCTCAGACTGGCGTCCAGGTGCCTCTGGGAATCCTGCATTCCTCCTCCCTCACCACCATGTCTGCTGTCTCCTGCCAACACCTCCAGCAGCCTGGACACTGCTGAGGGGCTGCCTTCACTCTGGGGCAGTTTCCTGGCCTCGCCAAGTCCCCCACCCTTGCCGCCCCCagaccccccagcccctcccacccTTCTGCGGGACTGCCCTCTTTGCCAGAAATTCCAGAGACACTCCTCCACCTGCCAAGCCTGCCACGCACCCAACCGCACGGTTGCCACGGGGCCCCCCAGGCCTTGGTACCACCACCCTGGCCTGGCCCCACCCTGGCCCTGGAGCCCCttaccctctctgcttccccagccccagcaatgCCCCCTTTTCAGCATCAATGAGCTGGTCCGCCTTAAGTCTTTCATCTTCTTGGGCTAG